The genomic window GCGCCGGTAACTTTGCGGGCTCGTGTCCAGCACCTTCGTGAAGTGGTGGCGGAGTAGCACCGAATGCCCGAATCCCGCTTCCCTGGCGATCTCGTCAATGTTCAGCTCCGTGCTCTCCAACAGCTCCTGGGCCCTGAGCACCCGCTGGGAATTCAACCAGGCGGCTGGAGTAGTACCTGTCTCGGCCCTGAAGCGCCGGGCGAAGGTCCTTGGCGACATATGGAGGCGGGCCGCCAACTCGTTCACGCTGTGTTCCTGGTCGAGGTGTTCCACCATCCACCGGAGGAGTTCTTCCATGGGCGCGGACCCGCAGCGGGGCATGGGACGGTCGATGAACTGGGCCTGACCACCATCGCGATGCGGCGGAACCACCATGTCGCGCGCTATGGCGGCTGCAACATTGGCTCCCAGTTCAACGCGGACCAGGTGCAGGCAGGCATCGATCCCCGCCGCTGTCCCGGCACTGGTGATGATGGTCCCGTCCTGTACATAGAGGACGTTCTCATCCACGATCGCCGAGGGGTATCGGCCGGCGAGGTCCTGCGAGTAGTGCCAGTGGGTGGTACACCGGCGTCCGTCCAGCAGCCCTGCCCGCGCCAGTGCATAGGCGCCTGAGCAAATCGACATCACCCACGCGCCCCTGGCATGGGCATTGCGCAGGGTTTCCATTACCGACTCCGGGAGTTCCTGGTCCCGGCCGAAGGGCGCCATGATGACGAGGTCTGCATCGGCTGCTGCTTCGAGGCCGAGGTTCACATGAAGGGACAGACCGGACTTCATGAGGATATCCCCCGGCTCGGGTGCAACCACCCGGAAGTCGAAAGCCGGAACGCCGGCGCCCCTGTCCGTCCGGTCGATGCCAAAGACCTCGAAAGCCGTGCCGAATTCGAAGACCGAGAAGTTGGGAACCACGATCACTGCCACTGATTTCAACATGTTTCCAGTGTGGCAGAAAATTATCTAAATGGGGCATTTCTGCCACTGTTTCCAGGCGTTCCACAGGAGCAGGCTTGAGACATGGAAATCTTCGGAATCATCCTTTTCATCGTCCTTATCACCTCCGTCGCAGCCACCGTCTCAGCCTTGTTGAAGGACGGCCGCGGCCACAACCCGCCCATTGAGTCCAAGGAACCCTGGAGTGCCTTCGAGGCTCCCAGCACGCCGTACTGGAACCCCCGCATTTACTAGGACATGCCGGGAAACTGCATCTCCTCGCATGCCCACCACCCGTCCGACGCCCGCCGTTCGCGGAATTCTGCGCAGATTCCCCAGACGGCGGGCGTTCCTTCGCCGGCCCACGCGGCGAGGGCTCAACATCCCGCATATGGACTAGATTCACTTCCATGATCCAAACCTCCGCCCGGCTCCTTCAACTGCTGTCCTTGTTGCAGGTGCGCCGGGAGTGGACGGGACCGGCACTCGCGGACCGCATGGGCGTGACCGAACGGACCGTGCGCCGTGACATCGACAAGCTGCGCAACCTTGGGTATCCCATCCATGCATCCCCGGGAATCGCAGGCGGCTACCAGTTGGGAGCGGGCGCACAACTGCCGCCGCTGCTGCTGGACGACAACGAAGCGCTGGCGGTGGCATTGGGACTGAATTCCGTAGCCGCGGGACCCGTAGCCGGGATTGGCGAGGCCTCTGTACGCGCCTTGGCAAAACTGGAACAGGTGCTGCCATCGAGGCTCCGCCCCAGGTTCGCCATGCTGAAAGCAGCGGTGACCACCTTGCCCAGCAATGCGGCCACGGTTGATCCGCAACAGCTGACCGTGGTTTCAGCGGCGATCTCGGACCGGCGCCAGATTTCCTTTGACTACGTCACCTCCGAAGGCGAGGCTGCACGCCGGCTCGTGGAACCCTACAGATTGGTCGACACAGGAAGGCGCTGGTACCTGGTGGCCTGGGACGTGGACCGGGAAGACTGGCGGACCTTCCGCGCCGACCGTTTCGCCTCACTGCCGTCCGAACGAAAAAGATATACGCCCCGTGCCTTGCCCGCCGAGGACCTGGCAGCCTACGTGCAGCAGTCCATCACCCGCTCCCCCTACAGGTTTGACGTCGTGGTGCGGCTTAACGAGCCCTTGGCGGAGGTGGCCGCCGTCGTCAGCCCGCAGTACGCGACGCTGACCGCCGATGGTCCGGGAGCAACCATCCTGCGCTCAGGATGGGACAACCTGGCCGCCCCGGCGGCTTATCTTGCCGCCCTGGACATGGACTTTGAGATCCTTGAGCCGGAGGAATTCAGGTCCTTCGCCCGCCACCTTTCCTTCCGGCTTTCTGCCGCAGCGGGCACTGTGACGGAGGACGCGGACGCGGAACCGCAGCCACAGTAGACTGGCAGCAGCCATGACACTTCATATTTCCTACCCCGCTGAGCTGCCCGTCTCCGAGCGCCGCGAGGATCTGATGGCGGCCATCGCCGCCAACCAGGTGACCATCATCGCCGGCGAGACCGGCTCGGGCAAGACCACCCAGATCCCCAAGATGTGCCTCGAACTTGGCCTTGGAGACAAGGGCCTGATCGGCCATACCCAGCCCCGCCGGTTGGCGGCCCGTACCGTGGCTGAGCGCATTGCCTCTGAGCTGGAGGTTGAGATCGGCCAGGAAGTGGGCTTCCAGGTCCGCTTCACCGGCGAGGTCAGTGCGGCCACCAAGATCAAGCTGATGACTGACGGCATCCTCCTCGCGGAGATCCAACGTGACAAACTGCTGCGTAAATACAGCACCATCATCATTGATGAGGCGCACGAACGCAGCCTCAACATCGACTTCATCCTGGGCTATCTCAAACGCATCCTCCCCCAGCGCCCCGACCTGAAGGTCATCATCACCTCGGCCACCATCGATCCCCAGCGCTTTGCCAAGCACTTCGGAAGCGAAGAAGAGCCCGCCCCCATCATCGAGGTCTCGGGCCGTACCTATCCGGTGGAGATCCGCTACCGGCCGTTGTCCCAGCCTGCCGGCGGCGACGAGGACAGCTCGGATGATGAACTCGAAGAGGACCGGGATCCCCTGGACGCGGTGTGTGACGCCGTGGACGAGCTCGCCAAGGAAGCACCCGGCGATATCCTCATCTTCTTCTCCGGTGAGCGCGAAATCCGCGACGCCGCCG from Arthrobacter sp. StoSoilB20 includes these protein-coding regions:
- a CDS encoding helix-turn-helix domain-containing protein, translating into MLKSVAVIVVPNFSVFEFGTAFEVFGIDRTDRGAGVPAFDFRVVAPEPGDILMKSGLSLHVNLGLEAAADADLVIMAPFGRDQELPESVMETLRNAHARGAWVMSICSGAYALARAGLLDGRRCTTHWHYSQDLAGRYPSAIVDENVLYVQDGTIITSAGTAAGIDACLHLVRVELGANVAAAIARDMVVPPHRDGGQAQFIDRPMPRCGSAPMEELLRWMVEHLDQEHSVNELAARLHMSPRTFARRFRAETGTTPAAWLNSQRVLRAQELLESTELNIDEIAREAGFGHSVLLRHHFTKVLDTSPQSYRRAFRGQLAEAI
- a CDS encoding WYL domain-containing protein — encoded protein: MIQTSARLLQLLSLLQVRREWTGPALADRMGVTERTVRRDIDKLRNLGYPIHASPGIAGGYQLGAGAQLPPLLLDDNEALAVALGLNSVAAGPVAGIGEASVRALAKLEQVLPSRLRPRFAMLKAAVTTLPSNAATVDPQQLTVVSAAISDRRQISFDYVTSEGEAARRLVEPYRLVDTGRRWYLVAWDVDREDWRTFRADRFASLPSERKRYTPRALPAEDLAAYVQQSITRSPYRFDVVVRLNEPLAEVAAVVSPQYATLTADGPGATILRSGWDNLAAPAAYLAALDMDFEILEPEEFRSFARHLSFRLSAAAGTVTEDADAEPQPQ